From Excalfactoria chinensis isolate bCotChi1 chromosome 4, bCotChi1.hap2, whole genome shotgun sequence, one genomic window encodes:
- the FGFBP1 gene encoding fibroblast growth factor-binding protein 1, with translation MWIKNIGLLCVLILVSQMLLTSCERQKERRKGKQGIEHSGKKQTESNPEREKGRKPKGGKASPKGKFKSKENADCTWAVTDMSAATMHIECRNGDSTFWCEFSGDPSTCPHYAANQKTYWKQVSRSLKKQKQICQDPRSVLKSKICRKGPRGSHLKLTRSSLLEAVDPGKGHPAHHATADAQVPAASETGKQPENSPPDCVEDVDYIDQKKVAEEYCPESLLSFCNFFITMVQDKKC, from the coding sequence ATGTGGATTAAAAACATTGGACTCCTGTGTGTGTTGATTCTGGTGTCCCAGAtgctgctcaccagctgtgaaaggcagaaggagagaagaaaggggaaaCAAGGCATAGAGCACAGTGGGAAAAAACAGACTGAATCAAacccagagagagaaaaagggcGGAAGCCAAAAGGAGGAAAGGCATCTCCTAAAGGCAAATTTAAATCCAAAGAAAACGCTGACTGCACCTGGGCGGTGACCGACATGAGTGCTGCAACTATGCACATTGAGTGCAGGAATGGGGACAGCACGTTCTGGTGTGAGTTCTCAGGGGACCCCTCCACCTGCCCACACTACGCAGCAAACCAGAAGACCTACTGGAAGCAGGTCTCCCGTTCcctgaagaagcagaagcagatcTGCCAAGACCCCAGGAGCGTTCTAAAATCTAAAATATGCAGGAAAGGCCCACGAGGCTCTCACCTCAAGCTGACGCGCTCAAGCCTGCTGGAGGCAGTGGACCCTGGCAAAGGGCACCCAGCTCACCATGCTACAGCGGATGCCCAGGTCCCAGCAGCTTCTGAGACTGGAAAACAGCCTGAAAACAGCCCCCCAGACTGCGTGGAAGACGTAGATTACATTGATCAGAAGAAGGTGGCTGAGGAATATTGCCCAGAGAGTTTGCTGTCTTTCTGCAACTTCTTTATCACCATGGTGCAAGACAAAAAGTGCTGA